In Corylus avellana chromosome ca2, CavTom2PMs-1.0, the following proteins share a genomic window:
- the LOC132168422 gene encoding two-component response regulator 24-like: protein MVFEKGASSLKSVKAIETGKVAGTNNLATERKFSVLVVDDDAIIRKIHSKLLSKFPVEIQVAVNGKEAVDLYRSGAFFDLVLMDMEMPIMNGFEATKELRALGLKSLIVGVTARSSDSEKKAFMEAGLNDCHAKPLTSEMVKSLLQELNKNN, encoded by the exons ATGGTGTTCGAAAAGGGAGCATCTAGTTTAAAGAGTGTGAAAGCCATTGAAACAGGAAAGGTTGCTGGAACTAACAATTTGGCTACTGAAAGGAAGTTTTCCGTGCTTGTTGTGGACGATGACGCTATCATTAGAAAAATCCACAGCAAGCTCCTAAGCAAATTTCCGGTGGAAATTCAAGTGGCTGTAAATGGAAAGGAAGCAGTTGATCTTTATCGCTCTGGGGCTTTCTTTGACCTTGTTCTTATGGATATGGAAATGCCCATTATGAATGGATTTGAG GCAACAAAGGAGCTACGAGCTTTAGGCCTCAAAAGCTTGATCGTGGGAGTCACAGCACGTTCTTCAGACTCGGAAAAGAAAGCTTTTATGGAAGCTGGTCTAAATGACTGCCATGCGAAACCATTGACAAGTGAAATGGTCAAATCTCTCCTCCAGGAGCTCAACAAGAACAACTAA
- the LOC132171229 gene encoding uncharacterized protein LOC132171229 isoform X1: MSTHFLTQAALPFKPLHLSLPRPVVVVRSSAVSAPAKRTKTRRKKQQLKGDESLSPALSAAEKSLRFTFMEELMECARKRDSLGVSHVIYDMVAAGLTPGPRSFHGLIVSHALNADLQGAMQSLRRELSAGIRPLHETFLALIRLFGSKGHANRGLEILAAMEKLNYDIRRAWLVFVEELVRNNHLEDANKVFLKGAKGGLRATDEIYDLMIEEDCKVGDHSNALEIAYEMEAAGRMATTFHFNCLLSVQASCGIPEIAFATFENMEYGEDYMKPDTQTYNWVIQAFTRAESYDRVQDVAELLGMMVEDHKRVQPNVKTYALLVECFTKYCVIGEAIRHFRALRNFEGGMKVLHNEGNFGDPLSLYLRALCREGRVVDLLEALDAMAKDNQPIPSRAMILSRKYRTLVSSWIEPLQEEAELGYEIDYIARYIAEGGLTGERKRWVPRRGKTPLDPDAVGFIYSNPMEASFKQRCLEDSKTYHRKLLKTLQNEGLAALGYASEYDYIRVEERLRKIIKGPEQNILKPKAASKMIVSELKEELEAQGLPTDGTRNVLYQRVQKARRINRSRGRPLWVPPVEEEEEEVDEEVDELISRIKLEEGNTEFWKRRFLGEGFNGDHGKPVDMGKLEPPDVLDDVDVEDVAKEVEDDEADEEEAEQTESQDGDRVKDKEVEAKKPLQMIGVQLLKDSDQTTTSSKKTRRRSSRISVEDDDDDDWFPEDIFEAFKELRKRKVFDVSDMYTIADAWGWTWDRELRNTPPRRWSQEWEVELAIKVMLKVIELGGTPTIGDCAMILRAAIKAPLPLAFLKILQTTHSLGYTFGSDLYDEIILLCLDLGELDAAIAIVADLETSGITVPDETLDRVIAARQIIDISVNDVTS, translated from the exons ATGTCCACCCATTTCTTGACCCAAGCCGCCCTCCCCTTCAAACCTCTCCATCTTTCCCTCCCACGACCCGTCGTCGTCGTTCGCTCCTCCGCAGTCTCGGCTCCAGCGAAGCGAACCAAAACCAGAAGGAAGAAGCAGCAGCTCAAGGGCGATGAGTCCTTATCCCCCGCCCTATCTGCGGCCGAGAAGAGCCTTCGGTTCACCTTCATGGAGGAGCTTATGGAGTGCGCCAGGAAGCGCGACTCTCTCGGTGTCTCCCATGTCATCTACGATATGGTTGCCGCTGGCCTCACCCCTGGCCCCCGCTCCTTCCACGGCTTAATTGTCTCCCACGCCCTCAATGCAGACCTCCAAGGCGCC ATGCAATCACTGAGGAGGGAGTTGAGTGCAGGTATTCGCCCACTGCACGAAACATTTCTGGCGTTGATTCGGTTGTTCGGCTCTAAAGGTCATGCCAATAGAGGTTTAGAAATCCTCGCAGCGATGGAGAAGTTAAACTATGATATTCGCCGGGCTTGGCTAGTTTTTGTTG AGGAGCTTGTTAGGAACAATCATTTGGAAGATGCAAACAAAGTGTTTTTGAAAGGCGCCAAAGGTGGGCTGAGGGCTACCGATGAAATTTATGACCTTATGATTGAGGAAGATTGTAAAGTCGGAGATCATTCTAATGCCTTGGAAATCGCCTATGAAATGGAGGCTGCTGGGCGGATGGCAACCACTTTTCATTTCAATTGTCTGCTTAGCGTGCAG GCTTCATGTGGCATACCTGAAATTGCTTTTGCAACATTTGAGAATATGGAATATGGAGAAG ATTATATGAAGCCTGATACTCAGACTTATAATTGGGTGATCCAAGCATTTACAAGAGCTGAATCTTATGACAG GGTGCAAGATGTTGCTGAGTTACTAGGCATGATGGTTGAAGACCACAAGCGTGTGCAGCCTAATGTGAAGACCTACGC GCTGTTAGTAGAGTGCTTTACCAAGTATTGTGTCATAGGAGAAGCTATTCGACATTTTCGTGCCCTTAGAAACTTTGAAGGGGGAATGAAAGTTTTACATAATGAAGGAAACTTTGGTGATCCACTATCTTTGTATCTTCGGGCCTTATGTCGAGAAG GCAGGGTTGTTGACTTGCTAGAAGCTTTAGATGCTATGGCGAAAGATAACCAACCGATTCCTTCACGGGCCATGATCTTGAGCAGAAAGTACCGGACTTTAGTGAGCTCATGGATTGAACCTCTACAAGAAGAAGCGGAACTTGGATATGAGATTGATTACATTGCTAG GTATATTGCAGAGGGTGGGCTTACTGGTGAGCGCAAACGTTGGGTGCCTCGAAGGGGAAAAACTCCTCTAGATCCAGATGCTGTAGGATTTATATACTCAAACCCAATGGAAGCCTCCTTCAAGCAAAGATGTCTTGAGGATTCGAAGACATATCATCGAAAACTTTTGAAAACCTTACAGAATGAGGGACTGGCAGCCTTAGGGTATGCATCTGAATATGATTATATCAGAGTGGAGGAGCGGTTAAGGAAAATTATAAAGGGTCCTGAGCAGAACATTTTAAAGCCCAAGGCTGCAAGTAAGATGATAGTATCTGAACTGAAGGAAGAACTAGAAGCACAAGGTCTGCCGACAGATGGAACTAGAAATGTTCTTTATCAGCGTGTGCAAAAAGCAAGGAGAATAAATCGCTCTCGTGGTCGGCCCCTTTGGGTTCCACCtgttgaggaggaagaagaagag GTTGATGAAGAGGTGGATGAACTAATTTCTCGAATCAAGTTGGAAGAAGGAAATACAGAGTTCTGGAAACGCCGCTTCCTTGGAGAAGGCTTTAATGGCGATCATGGAAAACCTGTGGACATGGGCAAATTAGAACCTCCAGATGTGTTGGATGATGTTGATGTAGAAGACGTTGCAAAAGAGGTTGAAGATGATGAGGCTGATGAAGAGGAGGCAGAGCAGACTGAGAGCCAAGATGGAGACAGGGTGAAGGACAAGGAAGTTGAAGCCAAGAAGCCTCTTCAAATGATTGGAGTCCAATTGTTGAAAGATTCTGACCAAACAACTACCTCATCCAAAAAGACAAGGAGAAGATCCTCTCGAATATCTGTGGAG gatgatgatgatgatgactgGTTTCCTGAGGATATATTTGAGGCATTCAAGGAACTGAGAAAAAGGAAGGTGTTTGATGTGTCAGACATGTATACAATAGCTGATGCTTGGGGTTGGACATGGGATAGAGAACTAAGGAACACACCTCCACGAAGATGGTCACAGGAATGGGAAGTTGAGTTAGCAATTAAAGTTATGTTGAAG GTAATAGAATTGGGTGGAACACCAACTATTGGCGATTGTGCAATGATCTTGCGTGCTGCTATAAAGGCTCCATTACCGTTGGCTTTCTTGAAGATCCTGCAGACAACACACAGTCTTGGCTATACATTTGGGAG TGACCTTTATGATGAAATCATCTTGCTATGTCTCGACCTTGGGGAGCTAGATGCAGCCATTGCAATTGTTGCAGATTTGGAGACATCTGGAATCACAGTTCCAGACGAAACTTTGGACAGAGTGATTGCTGCTAGACAGATAATTGACATATCTGTCAATGACGTAACATCATAA
- the LOC132171229 gene encoding uncharacterized protein LOC132171229 isoform X2 — MQTSKAPYATIMQSLRRELSAGIRPLHETFLALIRLFGSKGHANRGLEILAAMEKLNYDIRRAWLVFVEELVRNNHLEDANKVFLKGAKGGLRATDEIYDLMIEEDCKVGDHSNALEIAYEMEAAGRMATTFHFNCLLSVQASCGIPEIAFATFENMEYGEDYMKPDTQTYNWVIQAFTRAESYDRVQDVAELLGMMVEDHKRVQPNVKTYALLVECFTKYCVIGEAIRHFRALRNFEGGMKVLHNEGNFGDPLSLYLRALCREGRVVDLLEALDAMAKDNQPIPSRAMILSRKYRTLVSSWIEPLQEEAELGYEIDYIARYIAEGGLTGERKRWVPRRGKTPLDPDAVGFIYSNPMEASFKQRCLEDSKTYHRKLLKTLQNEGLAALGYASEYDYIRVEERLRKIIKGPEQNILKPKAASKMIVSELKEELEAQGLPTDGTRNVLYQRVQKARRINRSRGRPLWVPPVEEEEEEVDEEVDELISRIKLEEGNTEFWKRRFLGEGFNGDHGKPVDMGKLEPPDVLDDVDVEDVAKEVEDDEADEEEAEQTESQDGDRVKDKEVEAKKPLQMIGVQLLKDSDQTTTSSKKTRRRSSRISVEDDDDDDWFPEDIFEAFKELRKRKVFDVSDMYTIADAWGWTWDRELRNTPPRRWSQEWEVELAIKVMLKVIELGGTPTIGDCAMILRAAIKAPLPLAFLKILQTTHSLGYTFGSDLYDEIILLCLDLGELDAAIAIVADLETSGITVPDETLDRVIAARQIIDISVNDVTS, encoded by the exons ATGCAGACCTCCAAGGCGCCGTACGCCACCATT ATGCAATCACTGAGGAGGGAGTTGAGTGCAGGTATTCGCCCACTGCACGAAACATTTCTGGCGTTGATTCGGTTGTTCGGCTCTAAAGGTCATGCCAATAGAGGTTTAGAAATCCTCGCAGCGATGGAGAAGTTAAACTATGATATTCGCCGGGCTTGGCTAGTTTTTGTTG AGGAGCTTGTTAGGAACAATCATTTGGAAGATGCAAACAAAGTGTTTTTGAAAGGCGCCAAAGGTGGGCTGAGGGCTACCGATGAAATTTATGACCTTATGATTGAGGAAGATTGTAAAGTCGGAGATCATTCTAATGCCTTGGAAATCGCCTATGAAATGGAGGCTGCTGGGCGGATGGCAACCACTTTTCATTTCAATTGTCTGCTTAGCGTGCAG GCTTCATGTGGCATACCTGAAATTGCTTTTGCAACATTTGAGAATATGGAATATGGAGAAG ATTATATGAAGCCTGATACTCAGACTTATAATTGGGTGATCCAAGCATTTACAAGAGCTGAATCTTATGACAG GGTGCAAGATGTTGCTGAGTTACTAGGCATGATGGTTGAAGACCACAAGCGTGTGCAGCCTAATGTGAAGACCTACGC GCTGTTAGTAGAGTGCTTTACCAAGTATTGTGTCATAGGAGAAGCTATTCGACATTTTCGTGCCCTTAGAAACTTTGAAGGGGGAATGAAAGTTTTACATAATGAAGGAAACTTTGGTGATCCACTATCTTTGTATCTTCGGGCCTTATGTCGAGAAG GCAGGGTTGTTGACTTGCTAGAAGCTTTAGATGCTATGGCGAAAGATAACCAACCGATTCCTTCACGGGCCATGATCTTGAGCAGAAAGTACCGGACTTTAGTGAGCTCATGGATTGAACCTCTACAAGAAGAAGCGGAACTTGGATATGAGATTGATTACATTGCTAG GTATATTGCAGAGGGTGGGCTTACTGGTGAGCGCAAACGTTGGGTGCCTCGAAGGGGAAAAACTCCTCTAGATCCAGATGCTGTAGGATTTATATACTCAAACCCAATGGAAGCCTCCTTCAAGCAAAGATGTCTTGAGGATTCGAAGACATATCATCGAAAACTTTTGAAAACCTTACAGAATGAGGGACTGGCAGCCTTAGGGTATGCATCTGAATATGATTATATCAGAGTGGAGGAGCGGTTAAGGAAAATTATAAAGGGTCCTGAGCAGAACATTTTAAAGCCCAAGGCTGCAAGTAAGATGATAGTATCTGAACTGAAGGAAGAACTAGAAGCACAAGGTCTGCCGACAGATGGAACTAGAAATGTTCTTTATCAGCGTGTGCAAAAAGCAAGGAGAATAAATCGCTCTCGTGGTCGGCCCCTTTGGGTTCCACCtgttgaggaggaagaagaagag GTTGATGAAGAGGTGGATGAACTAATTTCTCGAATCAAGTTGGAAGAAGGAAATACAGAGTTCTGGAAACGCCGCTTCCTTGGAGAAGGCTTTAATGGCGATCATGGAAAACCTGTGGACATGGGCAAATTAGAACCTCCAGATGTGTTGGATGATGTTGATGTAGAAGACGTTGCAAAAGAGGTTGAAGATGATGAGGCTGATGAAGAGGAGGCAGAGCAGACTGAGAGCCAAGATGGAGACAGGGTGAAGGACAAGGAAGTTGAAGCCAAGAAGCCTCTTCAAATGATTGGAGTCCAATTGTTGAAAGATTCTGACCAAACAACTACCTCATCCAAAAAGACAAGGAGAAGATCCTCTCGAATATCTGTGGAG gatgatgatgatgatgactgGTTTCCTGAGGATATATTTGAGGCATTCAAGGAACTGAGAAAAAGGAAGGTGTTTGATGTGTCAGACATGTATACAATAGCTGATGCTTGGGGTTGGACATGGGATAGAGAACTAAGGAACACACCTCCACGAAGATGGTCACAGGAATGGGAAGTTGAGTTAGCAATTAAAGTTATGTTGAAG GTAATAGAATTGGGTGGAACACCAACTATTGGCGATTGTGCAATGATCTTGCGTGCTGCTATAAAGGCTCCATTACCGTTGGCTTTCTTGAAGATCCTGCAGACAACACACAGTCTTGGCTATACATTTGGGAG TGACCTTTATGATGAAATCATCTTGCTATGTCTCGACCTTGGGGAGCTAGATGCAGCCATTGCAATTGTTGCAGATTTGGAGACATCTGGAATCACAGTTCCAGACGAAACTTTGGACAGAGTGATTGCTGCTAGACAGATAATTGACATATCTGTCAATGACGTAACATCATAA